Proteins co-encoded in one Kribbella qitaiheensis genomic window:
- a CDS encoding TetR/AcrR family transcriptional regulator: MTQNPRSSLGVAVRRPQRADARRNFDALLSAARDAFAEHGTGASLEDIARRAGVGIGTLYRNFPTRQDLFDSVYLGEIEELCTAAVQVAGLPPWQALETWLRRFVEYAATKRAIYEELNRDSETFSAAREAMYGAGQPLFDRAQEAGVIRTDALFDDVLRMVSGLTGAGFVDEDQRTRVLQLALDGLRPRA; this comes from the coding sequence GTGACACAGAACCCGCGTTCGAGCCTCGGAGTGGCGGTACGGCGGCCGCAGCGGGCTGATGCCCGGCGCAACTTCGACGCCCTGCTGTCGGCTGCCCGGGACGCCTTCGCCGAGCACGGCACCGGCGCGTCCCTGGAGGACATCGCGCGCCGCGCCGGGGTCGGCATCGGCACCCTCTACCGCAACTTCCCGACCCGCCAGGACCTGTTCGACAGCGTCTACCTGGGTGAGATCGAGGAATTGTGCACAGCTGCCGTCCAGGTTGCCGGCCTGCCGCCATGGCAGGCATTGGAGACCTGGCTGCGGCGCTTCGTCGAGTACGCCGCCACCAAGCGGGCGATCTACGAGGAGCTGAACCGCGACTCCGAGACGTTCAGCGCGGCCCGCGAGGCGATGTACGGCGCCGGCCAGCCGCTGTTCGACCGCGCCCAGGAAGCCGGCGTGATCCGCACCGACGCCCTCTTCGACGATGTGCTCCGGATGGTCAGTGGTCTGACCGGCGCCGGCTTCGTCGACGAGGACCAACGCACCCGGGTCCTGCAACTGGCCCTGGACGGCCTCCGCCCCCGCGCCTGA
- a CDS encoding Ppx/GppA phosphatase family protein: protein MTEPLRVAAIDCGTNSIRLLIADYADGQLTDVDRQMRVVRLGQGVDSSGAFAPEALQRTFAAASEYAALIRTAEVARIRFVATSAARDVSNRDAFFAGIKARLGVEPEIISGAEEAQLSFTGATGGLAEVDVPGPYLVADIGGGSTELVLGDASGVIAAESLDMGSVRMTERYLGSDPASIEEMAAATREVDALLESTSVPLSQARSLVGVAGTVTTVAAVALQLTEYDPGAIHHARISAPLLLDTTSWLMGSTRAARSEVAAIHPGRVDVIGAGALILQRLHDRLADNLVYDELLVSEHDILDGVALALASESR from the coding sequence ATGACTGAGCCTCTTCGAGTCGCGGCGATCGATTGCGGGACGAACTCGATCCGCCTGCTGATCGCCGACTACGCCGATGGGCAGTTGACCGATGTCGACCGCCAGATGCGGGTCGTCCGGCTCGGCCAGGGGGTCGACTCGTCCGGGGCGTTCGCACCTGAAGCCTTGCAGCGGACCTTCGCCGCGGCCTCGGAGTACGCGGCACTCATCCGTACTGCGGAAGTCGCGCGGATCCGGTTCGTCGCGACCTCGGCCGCTCGCGACGTGAGCAATCGCGACGCCTTCTTCGCCGGGATCAAGGCCCGGCTGGGGGTCGAGCCCGAGATCATCTCCGGCGCCGAGGAAGCCCAGCTGAGTTTCACCGGCGCGACCGGGGGACTGGCGGAAGTCGACGTACCGGGGCCCTATCTGGTCGCGGATATCGGCGGTGGTTCGACCGAACTCGTACTGGGCGACGCGTCGGGAGTGATCGCGGCGGAGTCCCTCGACATGGGGTCGGTGCGGATGACCGAGCGGTATCTGGGCTCGGATCCGGCATCGATCGAGGAGATGGCAGCCGCGACCAGAGAGGTCGACGCGCTGCTTGAATCGACCTCGGTGCCGCTGTCGCAGGCACGCAGTCTGGTCGGTGTGGCCGGGACCGTCACCACGGTCGCCGCGGTCGCTTTGCAGCTCACGGAGTACGACCCCGGCGCGATCCACCACGCGCGGATCTCGGCGCCGCTGCTGCTCGACACGACCTCATGGCTGATGGGGTCGACCCGCGCCGCACGATCCGAAGTAGCGGCAATCCACCCGGGCCGGGTGGACGTGATCGGGGCCGGAGCGCTCATCCTGCAACGGCTGCACGACCGGCTGGCCGACAACCTCGTGTACGACGAGTTGCTGGTCTCCGAGCACGATATCCTCGACGGCGTAGCGCTGGCCCTTGCGAGCGAGTCGCGCTAG
- a CDS encoding DUF501 domain-containing protein, whose product MTRPAVSAQLGRTARGIRSIAHRCSCGLPDVVETEPRLPDGTPFPTTFYITCPRLASAIGTLEAGGMMKEMTERLGTDEELAKGYQAAHESYLAHRESIEHVAEIDGITAGGMPTRVKCLHVLIGHSLAVGPGINPLGDEALAALSDWGRRGPCVAAAGSSELTGEQASTAAGAVSGLDD is encoded by the coding sequence CCGCTCGCGGCATCCGTTCGATCGCGCATCGGTGCTCCTGCGGGCTGCCCGATGTCGTCGAGACCGAGCCGAGGCTGCCGGACGGTACGCCGTTCCCGACCACGTTCTACATCACCTGCCCGCGACTCGCGTCCGCCATCGGCACGCTCGAGGCCGGCGGGATGATGAAGGAGATGACCGAGCGCCTCGGCACCGACGAGGAGCTCGCCAAGGGTTATCAAGCGGCGCACGAGTCGTACCTCGCGCACCGCGAGTCGATCGAGCACGTCGCCGAGATCGACGGCATCACCGCCGGCGGAATGCCCACGCGGGTCAAGTGTCTGCATGTGCTCATCGGTCACTCGCTCGCCGTCGGTCCGGGGATCAACCCCCTCGGCGATGAGGCGCTGGCAGCACTGTCGGACTGGGGCCGCCGCGGACCGTGTGTAGCTGCGGCCGGCTCGTCCGAGCTGACCGGCGAGCAGGCGAGTACCGCGGCGGGAGCCGTCAGCGGCCTCGATGACTGA